The Rhododendron vialii isolate Sample 1 chromosome 6a, ASM3025357v1 genome includes a window with the following:
- the LOC131331479 gene encoding protein VTE6, chloroplastic isoform X1, whose translation MASLSTLITIPSSITPNPRKTSPKPQHSTILSSIHKPQTLSLTHLPKNPLTRTAPPPPPHKMPVPVTRAQASPTSTPSAVVGLGLRLVESSFLVCPPTWQSAVVSNLVIFFLGYPLLVLGLSLPGIGAAFLLGTLTWRAFGHTGFLLVATYFLIGTGATKVKMAQKEAQGVAEKRKGRRGPGSVIGSSAAGCVCAFLSIIGVGGKAFSHLWVLGFVASFCTKLSDTVSSEIGKAYGKTTYLVTTFKIVPRGTEGAMSVEGTVAGLLASILLAFAGFWMGLIKVSEALICVVASQIANLGESVIGASLQDKEGFRWLNNDAVNVINISMGSILAVLIQQILLQKWYT comes from the exons ATGGCATCTTTGTCAACTCTCATCACGATCCCCTCCTCCATAACCCCAAACCCTAGAAAAACATCCCCCAAACCTCAACACTCTACAATCCTCTCATCAATTCACAAACCCCAAACCCTCTCACTCACCCACCTCCCAAAAAACCCCTTAACAAGAacagctcctcctcctcctcctcacaaAATGCCAGTACCAGTAACCAGAGCTCAAGCCTCCCCCACAAGCACGCCCTCCGCCGTCGTCGGCCTGGGGCTCCGGCTTGTGGAGTCGTCGTTCCTCGTCTGTCCGCCCACGTGGCAGTCCGCCGTTGTGAGCAACCTCGTCATTTTCTTTCTGGGTTACCCGCTCCTCGTACTGGGGTTGTCTCTTCCAGGAATCGGAGCCGCATTCTTGCTCGGCACCCTCACGTGGCGCGCTTTCGGGCACACCGGGTTTCTTCTCGTCGCCACCTACTTCCTCATT GGTACTGGAGCCACAAAGGTTAAAATGGCACAGAAGGAGGCTCAAGGGGTCGCTGAGAAGAGGAAAGGAAGAAGAGGACCAGGAAGCGTGATTGGTTCCAGTGCAGCTGGATGTGTTTGTGCTTTTCTTTCAATAATTGGAGTTGGCGGAAAGGCATTTTCTCACCTTTGGGTACTCGGGTTTGTGGCCAGTTTCTGTACTAAACTGAGCGATACTGTCTCAAGTGAAATAGGAAAAGCATATGGGAAAACAAC GTACCTAGTGACGACATTTAAGATAGTCCCAAGGGGAACTGAAGGAGCTATGAGTGTTGAGGGAACCGTTGCTGGACTTCTAGCATCAATTCTTCTTGCATTTGCTGGTTTTTGGATGGGTTTG ATAAAGGTTTCCGAAGCTCTGATTTGTGTTGTAGCGTCCCAGATTGCTAATCTTGGTGAAAGCGTGATAGGTGCTTCCCTCCAAGATAAAGAAGGATTCCGCTGG CTTAACAACGATGCTGTAAATGTCATCAACATATCTATGGGCAGTATTTTGGCAGTCCTGATACAACAAATTCTTCTCCAAAAGTGGTATACATAG
- the LOC131331479 gene encoding protein VTE6, chloroplastic isoform X2: MASLSTLITIPSSITPNPRKTSPKPQHSTILSSIHKPQTLSLTHLPKNPLTRTAPPPPPHKMPVPVTRAQASPTSTPSAVVGLGLRLVESSFLVCPPTWQSAVVSNLVIFFLGYPLLVLGLSLPGIGAAFLLGTLTWRAFGHTGFLLVATYFLIGTGATKVKMAQKEAQGVAEKRKGRRGPGSVIGSSAAGCVCAFLSIIGVGGKAFSHLWVLGFVASFCTKLSDTVSSEIGKAYGKTTYLVTTFKIVPRGTEGAMSVEGTVAGLLASILLAFAGFWMGLIKVSEALICVVASQIANLGESVIGASLQDKEGFRWLNNDAVNVINISMGSILAVLIQQILLQK; encoded by the exons ATGGCATCTTTGTCAACTCTCATCACGATCCCCTCCTCCATAACCCCAAACCCTAGAAAAACATCCCCCAAACCTCAACACTCTACAATCCTCTCATCAATTCACAAACCCCAAACCCTCTCACTCACCCACCTCCCAAAAAACCCCTTAACAAGAacagctcctcctcctcctcctcacaaAATGCCAGTACCAGTAACCAGAGCTCAAGCCTCCCCCACAAGCACGCCCTCCGCCGTCGTCGGCCTGGGGCTCCGGCTTGTGGAGTCGTCGTTCCTCGTCTGTCCGCCCACGTGGCAGTCCGCCGTTGTGAGCAACCTCGTCATTTTCTTTCTGGGTTACCCGCTCCTCGTACTGGGGTTGTCTCTTCCAGGAATCGGAGCCGCATTCTTGCTCGGCACCCTCACGTGGCGCGCTTTCGGGCACACCGGGTTTCTTCTCGTCGCCACCTACTTCCTCATT GGTACTGGAGCCACAAAGGTTAAAATGGCACAGAAGGAGGCTCAAGGGGTCGCTGAGAAGAGGAAAGGAAGAAGAGGACCAGGAAGCGTGATTGGTTCCAGTGCAGCTGGATGTGTTTGTGCTTTTCTTTCAATAATTGGAGTTGGCGGAAAGGCATTTTCTCACCTTTGGGTACTCGGGTTTGTGGCCAGTTTCTGTACTAAACTGAGCGATACTGTCTCAAGTGAAATAGGAAAAGCATATGGGAAAACAAC GTACCTAGTGACGACATTTAAGATAGTCCCAAGGGGAACTGAAGGAGCTATGAGTGTTGAGGGAACCGTTGCTGGACTTCTAGCATCAATTCTTCTTGCATTTGCTGGTTTTTGGATGGGTTTG ATAAAGGTTTCCGAAGCTCTGATTTGTGTTGTAGCGTCCCAGATTGCTAATCTTGGTGAAAGCGTGATAGGTGCTTCCCTCCAAGATAAAGAAGGATTCCGCTGG CTTAACAACGATGCTGTAAATGTCATCAACATATCTATGGGCAGTATTTTGGCAGTCCTGATACAACAAATTCTTCTCCAAAAGTG